A section of the Roseivirga sp. BDSF3-8 genome encodes:
- a CDS encoding DUF481 domain-containing protein — MKTLFYLLTWGVCLFIAIPATAQILNVEKDRLEGDSTDYFLGAVGLQLNLNNRASTPEKEIVFTQFKVAANAAYIGDNHDYILLGDLDYNTVTDGPLISTGYGHYRVHWLKKHTLSYETFTQFQYDQGRGLELRYLVGGGVRLSLVDNKNTSLHLGVGGMYEYERWEVPESEPRFTITKNLLKSSNYLSYRQKISKTTDFNMITYYQVGYDPEDNIYRNRVSGEANLILKISEKLNFTTSFTCGYDQNPVVDIRKFVYELTNGIQFRL, encoded by the coding sequence ATGAAAACCCTGTTTTATCTACTTACGTGGGGCGTTTGCCTCTTTATCGCTATTCCGGCTACCGCACAGATACTTAATGTGGAAAAGGACCGCCTGGAAGGGGACAGTACAGACTACTTTCTGGGTGCCGTAGGCCTGCAACTGAATCTGAACAACCGGGCCTCTACGCCTGAGAAGGAGATCGTGTTTACCCAATTTAAAGTGGCGGCTAACGCTGCGTATATCGGGGATAACCATGACTACATATTGCTGGGTGACCTGGATTATAACACAGTGACGGATGGTCCCCTTATCAGTACCGGCTACGGCCACTACCGGGTGCACTGGCTGAAGAAGCATACGTTAAGCTACGAGACCTTTACCCAGTTTCAGTATGACCAAGGGCGGGGGCTTGAGCTTCGCTACCTGGTAGGGGGCGGCGTAAGGCTGAGCCTGGTGGATAATAAAAATACCAGTTTGCACCTGGGAGTGGGAGGCATGTATGAATATGAGCGGTGGGAGGTACCTGAGAGTGAGCCGCGCTTTACTATTACCAAAAACCTGCTGAAGAGCAGCAACTATCTCAGCTACAGACAAAAAATCAGCAAGACCACCGACTTTAACATGATCACCTACTACCAGGTGGGCTATGATCCTGAAGATAATATTTACCGTAACCGCGTGAGCGGTGAGGCTAACCTGATCCTGAAGATATCTGAAAAGCTAAACTTTACTACTTCCTTTACCTGTGGCTACGATCAGAATCCGGTGGTAGACATCCGCAAGTTTGTATACGAGCTTACTAACGGCATACAGTTCAGGCTATAA
- a CDS encoding protein O-mannosyl-transferase family, translating into MSKYRQINNLTGWIVFAIATIVYTLSVEPTASYWDCGEFIACAFKLQVPHPPGAPFFLMMGRMFSLFAPDLDSVALMINMMSVLASGFTILFLFWSITLIGRKLVGIKDFAQATTGQTYALMGAGVIGALAYTFSDTFWFSAVEAEVYAMSSFFTAFVFWAILRWEVVENESQANKWLILIAYMIGLSVGVHLLNLVTLPALAMIYYFKRHTFSWPGLIAALAISGAMVIFIMSGIITGLPGLAGDMEIFFVNSLGLPFGSGVILFILLLVGALVYGIYITQAKGLVTWNTLLLGFAFILIGDMSYAMAVIRSNLNPPIDQNNPENIISYLSYLRREQYGDRPLFFGPYYTAEIVEREEGRDVYVKGEEKYEVAYSRPEYKYDPKQSTILPRIYSDAENHVQAYQSTLGLRDGEVPGFGDNLRFMFKHQIGHMYLRYFMWNFAGRASDQQDAGWLSPAAAFEDVPDELAENKARNNYFMLPLILGLVGLFFHLKRDEKSFAVVAMLFFLTGVALVLYLNSPPIEPRERDYIYAGSFYVFAIWIGFGVLAIWNLIRKTGEKPAAIGATAVCLVVPVIMATENWNDHDRSGRFFSVDQAKNYLASTADQAILFTGGDNDTFPLWYMQDVEGYRTDARVIVGTYYNTDWYIQQTMQQMQDSPPFPYTLSYEHYAPGVNDFVLVRENPKLAAGINAEQYLKLVKEGSDFIKQRAPGQGEYTILPSRKLYINVNKDKLIENGIVSPKLRDKIVDRIEFEAKGGALYKKDLALLDLIVTNNAQGWTRPIYFTNTSRMGLSYTLEDYLVQEGNAYRLLPVKNDRPNTDMVDTERMYDNMMNKFAFRNLNDPGAYYNDDYMKSVANNRTSFNELAAALINEGDSARAKEVLNYSLEVMPDKAVHYDLSTVETVRLLFRLGENEMANEIARTYGDRLIDMLEYNLDNGDLGMVTQSYLYYFDRLIRSLAASGNDELVKSYSEEMDRIYGKFQNTRR; encoded by the coding sequence ATGTCAAAATACCGGCAGATCAATAACCTTACGGGGTGGATCGTATTCGCTATTGCCACGATTGTTTATACTTTATCTGTAGAACCTACCGCCAGTTACTGGGATTGCGGCGAGTTTATTGCCTGCGCCTTTAAGCTGCAGGTGCCACACCCTCCGGGGGCTCCCTTCTTTCTGATGATGGGCCGTATGTTCTCCCTGTTCGCCCCTGATCTGGACTCGGTGGCGCTCATGATCAACATGATGTCGGTACTCGCCAGTGGCTTTACCATTCTTTTCCTGTTCTGGTCCATCACTCTGATCGGCCGCAAACTGGTAGGGATTAAAGATTTTGCCCAGGCCACTACCGGTCAGACCTACGCGCTTATGGGAGCCGGTGTCATTGGTGCCCTTGCCTATACTTTCTCAGATACTTTCTGGTTCTCTGCCGTAGAGGCGGAAGTATACGCGATGTCTTCATTCTTCACTGCTTTTGTGTTCTGGGCGATTCTCCGCTGGGAAGTAGTGGAAAATGAAAGCCAGGCAAACAAGTGGCTTATCCTTATTGCTTATATGATCGGCCTTAGTGTGGGGGTACACCTGCTAAACCTGGTGACGCTGCCTGCCCTGGCGATGATCTACTACTTTAAGCGCCACACGTTTAGCTGGCCCGGTCTTATTGCCGCGCTGGCCATCAGCGGTGCCATGGTTATCTTTATCATGTCCGGCATCATTACCGGCCTGCCTGGCCTGGCTGGTGACATGGAGATATTCTTTGTGAACAGCCTTGGCCTGCCGTTTGGCTCCGGAGTAATCTTATTTATACTCCTGCTGGTAGGGGCATTGGTTTACGGTATTTACATCACCCAGGCAAAAGGCCTGGTTACCTGGAACACCCTGCTGCTTGGCTTTGCCTTTATCCTTATTGGCGACATGAGTTATGCCATGGCCGTGATCCGCAGTAACCTGAATCCGCCGATTGATCAGAATAACCCTGAAAACATTATCAGCTACCTGTCTTACCTGCGCCGTGAGCAATATGGTGACAGGCCGCTCTTTTTCGGCCCCTACTATACGGCGGAGATTGTGGAGCGTGAAGAGGGACGCGATGTGTATGTAAAAGGCGAAGAGAAGTACGAAGTAGCTTACTCGCGCCCTGAATATAAGTATGACCCTAAGCAAAGCACAATCCTGCCTCGTATATACAGCGATGCTGAGAACCACGTGCAGGCATACCAGTCTACGCTTGGCCTCAGAGATGGGGAGGTTCCCGGCTTCGGGGACAACCTGCGCTTCATGTTCAAGCACCAGATAGGGCACATGTACCTGCGCTACTTTATGTGGAACTTTGCCGGAAGGGCAAGCGACCAGCAGGATGCAGGCTGGCTAAGCCCTGCAGCGGCCTTTGAGGATGTGCCTGACGAACTGGCTGAAAACAAGGCGCGCAATAACTACTTCATGCTGCCCCTGATACTGGGGCTGGTGGGACTTTTCTTTCACCTGAAAAGGGACGAGAAAAGCTTTGCGGTTGTAGCCATGCTCTTCTTCCTTACAGGTGTGGCGCTGGTGCTGTACCTGAACTCGCCCCCAATTGAACCGCGGGAACGTGACTATATTTACGCAGGTAGCTTCTACGTATTTGCCATATGGATAGGCTTTGGCGTGCTGGCTATCTGGAACCTGATCCGCAAGACAGGAGAGAAACCTGCTGCCATCGGTGCTACGGCTGTGTGTTTAGTGGTGCCGGTGATCATGGCCACGGAAAACTGGAACGATCACGACCGCAGTGGCCGCTTCTTCTCAGTGGACCAGGCTAAAAACTACCTGGCCTCTACGGCTGATCAGGCGATCCTCTTTACAGGTGGTGATAATGACACCTTCCCTCTCTGGTACATGCAGGATGTGGAAGGCTACCGTACGGATGCGCGTGTGATAGTGGGTACCTACTATAATACTGACTGGTACATCCAGCAGACCATGCAGCAGATGCAGGACAGCCCTCCGTTCCCCTATACGCTAAGCTATGAACACTATGCACCGGGGGTAAACGACTTCGTGCTGGTAAGGGAAAATCCCAAGCTGGCAGCCGGTATCAATGCAGAGCAGTACCTTAAGCTTGTAAAAGAGGGTAGTGACTTTATCAAGCAGCGTGCACCCGGGCAAGGCGAATACACCATCCTGCCGAGCCGTAAACTTTACATCAACGTAAATAAAGATAAGCTCATAGAGAACGGTATTGTGTCGCCTAAACTTCGCGATAAGATAGTAGACCGTATTGAATTTGAAGCCAAAGGCGGGGCGCTATACAAAAAAGACCTGGCCCTGCTGGATCTTATTGTAACTAATAATGCACAAGGCTGGACGCGCCCTATCTACTTTACCAATACCTCACGTATGGGACTTTCCTATACGCTGGAGGATTACCTGGTACAGGAAGGTAATGCCTACCGCCTGCTACCGGTGAAGAATGACAGGCCTAATACGGATATGGTGGATACAGAGCGCATGTATGATAACATGATGAACAAGTTTGCCTTCCGCAATCTGAACGACCCCGGTGCCTACTATAATGACGACTACATGAAGTCGGTTGCCAATAACCGGACAAGCTTCAATGAACTGGCGGCCGCGCTGATCAATGAGGGTGACTCAGCCAGGGCAAAAGAGGTGCTGAACTACAGCCTCGAGGTGATGCCTGATAAGGCGGTACACTATGATCTCTCTACTGTTGAGACGGTAAGACTTCTTTTCAGACTGGGAGAAAATGAGATGGCCAATGAGATCGCTCGTACCTATGGTGACCGCCTCATAGACATGCTGGAATACAACCTGGACAACGGAGACCTGGGAATGGTAACTCAGAGCTACCTGTACTACTTCGACAGGCTTATAAGGTCTCTGGCTGCCAGTGGTAATGATGAGCTGGTAAAGAGCTACAGCGAAGAAATGGACCGCATTTACGGCAAGTTTCAGAATACACGCCGCTAA
- a CDS encoding class I SAM-dependent methyltransferase: MAIYTTEITSDKLPADNPIHQRLLKAYYVAEDRVAGDLLEVGCGEGRGVELLSPKVRTYTALDKITTLIERLSKKYDNVSFRQAVVPPFTGIEDNAYDRVVSFQVIEHIKDDRRFLEEIYRVLKPGGFAIISTPNIRQTLTRNPWHEREYTPEQLKALANGIFDKVEAMGIAGNNKVMQYHELNRRSVRKITRWDVFNLQYRLPAPFLRVPYEILNRMNRNKLKSSDDSLVMSITHKDYYLTEKPDKALDLFYILHKS, translated from the coding sequence ATGGCAATTTATACAACTGAAATAACGTCTGACAAGCTACCTGCTGACAACCCCATCCACCAGCGATTGTTAAAAGCATACTATGTGGCAGAGGACCGCGTAGCGGGTGACCTGCTGGAAGTAGGCTGTGGTGAAGGCCGCGGCGTGGAGCTGCTCTCCCCAAAGGTGCGTACCTATACGGCACTGGACAAGATCACGACGCTGATCGAGCGGCTTAGCAAAAAATATGACAACGTATCCTTTCGGCAGGCGGTGGTGCCCCCCTTCACAGGCATTGAAGATAACGCTTACGACCGCGTCGTGAGCTTCCAGGTGATTGAGCATATCAAAGACGATCGTCGTTTTCTGGAAGAAATATACCGTGTGTTGAAACCGGGGGGCTTTGCTATTATTTCCACCCCCAACATCCGCCAGACACTCACCCGTAACCCATGGCATGAGCGCGAGTATACACCGGAGCAGCTTAAAGCCCTTGCAAACGGCATTTTTGACAAAGTGGAGGCCATGGGCATTGCAGGAAATAATAAAGTGATGCAATACCATGAGCTAAACCGCCGCAGTGTACGCAAAATTACCCGCTGGGATGTGTTTAACCTGCAATACCGCCTACCGGCCCCCTTTCTGCGGGTACCTTATGAGATATTGAACCGAATGAACCGTAACAAGCTCAAGTCTTCTGATGACAGCCTGGTGATGAGCATTACACACAAGGATTATTACCTGACGGAAAAACCGGATAAGGCACTCGATCTCTTTTACATTTTACATAAGAGCTGA
- a CDS encoding GWxTD domain-containing protein has product MITRSISCFLLVCITSVAALGVQPSQINLKERYNPDRHISISHRVLDNGDSLEIWMEVLLHRRGEDLSYYTLMQEELSDYSQNITFTDTVDISTITHTATENRHVLRWSVPKADAPALLFFIFDHKSRETNYYHDILLDERYVILPPYAVSDEQGIPLFSSWVSSGQPFGVIGADTSALLSTRYAFDSPPADPPMKTEQDEVSATMQIDSTFSLDVSSTHTLDTEGLYYFRKKDSGAMGASLLVQDPYFPRARTIEAIIGPLIYISTAMERTALVGSLDKKQALDNFLMDATRSPERGKWLMKYYFRQVAEANALFTTYKEGWKTDQGMVYTLYGLPDAVYRTEKGEEWVYEKTEEMSKIRFNFARIKNPYTNRHFVLLRSKSYERPWFTNVDLWRKARKDL; this is encoded by the coding sequence ATGATTACCAGGTCAATTTCCTGTTTTTTATTAGTCTGTATCACTTCAGTGGCCGCCCTGGGCGTTCAGCCATCACAGATCAATCTGAAGGAACGGTACAATCCCGACAGGCATATCAGCATTAGCCACCGCGTACTGGACAATGGGGATAGTCTTGAGATATGGATGGAGGTATTACTCCACCGCAGAGGGGAGGACCTCAGCTACTATACTCTGATGCAGGAGGAACTCAGTGACTATTCTCAAAATATCACTTTTACTGATACAGTTGATATCAGTACCATTACTCACACCGCCACCGAAAACCGCCACGTGCTGCGGTGGTCTGTACCAAAAGCCGATGCCCCGGCGCTGCTCTTTTTCATATTTGACCATAAGAGCCGGGAAACGAACTACTATCACGATATACTGCTGGATGAACGCTACGTAATCCTGCCCCCCTATGCCGTTTCCGATGAGCAGGGCATTCCTCTGTTTTCCTCATGGGTATCAAGTGGCCAGCCATTCGGGGTGATCGGGGCAGACACATCGGCCCTTCTGAGTACGCGTTATGCGTTTGATTCCCCCCCGGCCGACCCGCCCATGAAAACAGAACAGGACGAAGTGAGTGCGACCATGCAGATAGACTCTACATTTTCCCTTGATGTGAGTAGCACTCACACTCTCGATACAGAGGGCCTTTATTATTTCCGGAAAAAAGACAGTGGGGCTATGGGGGCCTCCCTGCTCGTGCAGGATCCTTACTTCCCCAGGGCCCGTACCATAGAGGCTATCATTGGCCCGCTTATCTACATAAGCACCGCTATGGAACGTACTGCTCTGGTAGGGTCTCTTGACAAGAAACAGGCCCTGGATAATTTTCTTATGGATGCCACCCGTTCGCCGGAAAGGGGTAAGTGGCTCATGAAATACTATTTTCGCCAGGTGGCGGAGGCGAATGCGCTTTTCACCACCTACAAAGAAGGCTGGAAGACAGACCAGGGGATGGTATACACCCTTTATGGCCTGCCGGATGCTGTATACCGTACTGAAAAGGGCGAAGAATGGGTATATGAGAAAACTGAGGAGATGTCAAAAATCCGTTTTAACTTTGCCCGAATTAAAAACCCCTACACAAACCGGCACTTTGTGCTGCTGAGAAGCAAAAGTTACGAAAGGCCCTGGTTTACAAATGTTGACTTATGGAGGAAGGCCAGAAAGGACCTGTAA
- the rlmB gene encoding 23S rRNA (guanosine(2251)-2'-O)-methyltransferase RlmB, with translation MEEGQKGPVKYGEEGNRRKKYKEPENMVFGTRAVMESIEAGKEVDKLFVQKNLSNDLIKELIQTARRFHIPVSKVPVEKLNRFTRKNHQGVVAFLSAITYASLDNVIDKAYARGDMPLLVVLDRVTDIRNFGAIARSAECAGAHALVIPAKGSAAVNSDAVKTSAGALNHIPVCRVDNLRRTLMYLQDTGIKVVACTEKADHMLYDVDFTEPAAILMGSEEDGIAPELIQQSSDHVKIPLSGQIGSLNVSVATAVSLFEVVRQRGGYE, from the coding sequence ATGGAGGAAGGCCAGAAAGGACCTGTAAAATACGGCGAGGAAGGCAATCGCAGAAAAAAGTACAAAGAGCCTGAAAATATGGTGTTCGGTACCCGCGCCGTGATGGAGTCTATAGAGGCGGGTAAGGAGGTGGATAAGCTCTTTGTGCAGAAAAATCTCAGCAATGACCTTATCAAAGAACTGATCCAGACGGCCAGGCGCTTCCATATACCCGTAAGTAAGGTGCCTGTAGAGAAGCTGAACCGCTTCACCCGCAAGAACCACCAGGGAGTGGTGGCCTTTTTGTCCGCCATCACCTATGCCTCACTTGATAACGTAATCGACAAAGCCTATGCCCGTGGGGATATGCCTCTGCTGGTAGTACTAGATCGCGTGACTGACATACGTAATTTTGGTGCCATTGCCCGCTCTGCAGAGTGTGCGGGAGCCCATGCCCTTGTTATCCCTGCTAAGGGTAGCGCAGCGGTCAACAGTGATGCTGTTAAGACCAGTGCCGGCGCCCTCAATCACATACCCGTATGCAGGGTAGATAACCTGCGTCGTACGCTCATGTACCTGCAGGATACCGGCATTAAAGTAGTTGCCTGTACTGAAAAGGCCGATCACATGCTTTACGATGTCGACTTTACAGAGCCTGCGGCTATCCTTATGGGGTCCGAGGAAGACGGGATAGCTCCCGAGCTTATACAGCAGTCTTCTGATCATGTCAAAATTCCGCTTTCCGGGCAGATCGGCTCGCTTAATGTATCTGTAGCCACTGCCGTCAGCCTCTTTGAGGTAGTAAGGCAGCGCGGAGGCTACGAGTAA
- a CDS encoding nucleotidyltransferase domain-containing protein, with translation MKSDSMQPFIPSLIEKHFAGLPVLLAGSYATNTQTSDSDIDLMVFTERVNVPEISGRKIEGHTVELIEMPYHKPAYFLEKTMFNSGAYITMLHSGIILQDKDHYLKHIKEWAEAVYLSGPPQEGQRRRLYRYLIEITHLLEDLEGDKPAPEKFFTANQVIISLNNLLFLGHNLWPMGGKWATRTLDAVYPDYTKKLSEALKSGIERGDFSDLVRLAEAHTNEFGGRVKSYHTMLKGHEPPDEQDTIQSEAIQLVAPGVYFSDTGQKSVAKIMTIREKYPDMYLKAFEEGQGSLGVVIPKPEANDTRPSDIFKAALPDKPVIYSTEPHMYLIYGGSEAKSVADKYFGLVTDIAAMLKQQMDAGAKWHEKALSQAAYLFPVFCVQMGIGSEQVDDFTTFLFSSWYPEAINPDGYLGPQDWGYEKKKLQKELVGNVNEADPDLFALTQAIISDKEIRFDNTLFDHWADGLAAISDELSALDGSDKLFTYTVKGADEAGIWPVLKNYLDYMYTILEIPVKDRLYLVGVLRRSFGLQAYS, from the coding sequence ATGAAATCAGACTCTATGCAACCCTTTATCCCGTCACTGATCGAAAAGCATTTTGCGGGCCTGCCTGTGCTGCTGGCCGGTAGCTATGCCACCAATACGCAAACGAGCGATTCGGATATCGACCTGATGGTCTTTACGGAGCGGGTGAACGTCCCTGAAATATCGGGTAGAAAGATAGAGGGGCATACGGTGGAACTGATCGAAATGCCCTATCACAAGCCTGCCTATTTCCTGGAAAAGACCATGTTTAACAGCGGAGCTTACATTACGATGTTGCACTCCGGTATAATCCTGCAGGATAAGGATCACTACCTGAAGCACATTAAGGAATGGGCGGAGGCTGTATACCTGTCGGGCCCGCCGCAAGAGGGGCAGCGAAGAAGGCTTTATCGCTACCTGATAGAAATAACCCACCTGCTGGAAGACCTGGAAGGAGATAAACCTGCACCAGAGAAATTTTTTACAGCCAATCAGGTCATTATCAGCCTGAACAACCTGTTGTTTCTGGGGCACAACCTGTGGCCTATGGGGGGCAAATGGGCTACCCGTACGCTGGATGCTGTCTATCCGGACTACACTAAAAAGCTTTCTGAGGCACTCAAATCAGGAATCGAAAGAGGCGATTTCAGCGACCTGGTGAGGCTTGCGGAGGCGCATACGAATGAATTCGGTGGCAGGGTTAAGTCATACCATACGATGCTAAAGGGGCACGAGCCGCCGGATGAGCAGGATACAATTCAGTCCGAGGCAATTCAATTAGTAGCTCCCGGCGTATACTTTTCCGACACAGGGCAAAAATCTGTTGCGAAAATTATGACTATCAGGGAGAAGTACCCGGATATGTACCTGAAGGCTTTTGAAGAGGGACAAGGGTCGCTGGGGGTTGTAATACCGAAACCGGAAGCGAATGATACCAGGCCTTCAGATATTTTTAAAGCTGCCTTGCCGGATAAGCCTGTGATATACAGCACAGAACCTCATATGTACCTGATATATGGAGGCAGTGAAGCGAAAAGCGTGGCAGACAAGTATTTTGGGCTTGTGACTGACATTGCCGCCATGCTTAAGCAGCAAATGGATGCGGGAGCTAAGTGGCATGAAAAGGCATTGAGCCAGGCGGCCTATCTTTTTCCGGTCTTCTGTGTGCAAATGGGCATAGGCTCTGAGCAGGTTGATGATTTTACTACCTTCTTGTTTAGCAGTTGGTACCCGGAGGCAATAAACCCGGATGGTTACCTGGGGCCGCAGGACTGGGGCTATGAAAAAAAGAAACTGCAGAAGGAATTGGTGGGTAATGTGAATGAAGCCGATCCGGACCTGTTCGCGCTTACGCAGGCAATTATAAGCGATAAGGAAATCCGCTTCGATAATACATTGTTCGACCACTGGGCAGATGGCCTGGCGGCTATCTCTGATGAACTATCTGCGCTGGATGGGAGCGATAAGTTATTTACCTACACTGTGAAAGGGGCGGATGAAGCGGGCATTTGGCCTGTATTAAAAAACTACCTGGACTACATGTACACTATTTTGGAAATACCGGTAAAGGACCGCCTGTACCTTGTGGGTGTGCTCAGGAGGTCCTTCGGCCTTCAGGCTTACTCGTAG
- a CDS encoding pinensin family lanthipeptide, producing the protein MKKLKLKNLELKSFVTNSKDKLGKTIRGGGGISGFDYDYSRECGASSDCYVPYTDDCPTINCSDRSNCC; encoded by the coding sequence ATGAAAAAGCTTAAGCTAAAAAATCTGGAGTTGAAGAGTTTTGTAACTAACTCTAAAGATAAATTAGGAAAGACTATCCGCGGCGGTGGAGGCATTAGTGGCTTCGATTATGACTATAGCCGCGAATGCGGTGCAAGCTCTGACTGCTATGTACCCTACACGGATGATTGCCCTACAATCAACTGTTCAGATAGGTCTAATTGCTGTTAA
- a CDS encoding glycerophosphodiester phosphodiesterase family protein, which translates to MYIICIRKAHNLLAVILMAAMIATSCQSSGEKFDLQGHRGARGLMPENTIPAFKKALEFGVSTLELDVVISADSQVVVSHEPWINPEICSFSDTVELNSSSARNYNLYRMSYDSIARFDCGSSGNPRFPGQQKMNVSKPLLSEVFKVIEEYISANDLGEVSYNIEIKSSVRGDDLYHPAPGPFSDLVYQTIARSGINNQRMVIQSFDFRALRYWHQTYPGIKLAALVEGEAGSAPGPDALIKELGFTPAIYSPHYSLLSPESIRAYQQEGMKVIPWTVNESADMKNLMQQGVDGLITDYPDRFPPPSPAS; encoded by the coding sequence ATGTACATTATTTGTATTAGAAAAGCCCACAATCTGCTGGCCGTTATTCTCATGGCGGCCATGATAGCCACATCCTGCCAGTCATCAGGTGAAAAGTTTGATCTGCAGGGACATCGCGGAGCCAGGGGACTAATGCCTGAAAATACCATACCCGCATTTAAAAAAGCGCTAGAGTTTGGAGTTTCGACCCTGGAACTTGATGTGGTTATTTCTGCTGATAGCCAGGTTGTCGTGTCTCATGAGCCATGGATAAACCCCGAAATTTGCAGCTTTTCTGATACAGTCGAGCTAAACAGCTCCTCAGCACGTAACTACAACCTCTACCGGATGAGCTACGATAGCATTGCCCGGTTTGATTGTGGCTCATCAGGCAACCCTCGCTTTCCCGGTCAGCAAAAGATGAACGTTTCCAAGCCCTTGCTCAGCGAAGTTTTTAAAGTCATAGAAGAGTATATAAGTGCTAATGACCTGGGTGAAGTATCGTATAACATTGAGATCAAAAGTTCGGTCCGTGGGGATGACCTTTATCACCCTGCTCCCGGCCCCTTTAGTGACTTAGTATACCAGACTATAGCCAGGTCTGGAATAAACAACCAGCGCATGGTCATCCAGAGCTTTGACTTTCGCGCTCTTCGTTATTGGCATCAAACCTATCCTGGTATAAAGCTGGCTGCTCTGGTAGAAGGCGAGGCCGGCTCAGCCCCTGGTCCGGACGCCCTAATAAAAGAACTCGGTTTTACCCCCGCAATATATAGCCCTCACTACTCACTCCTGAGCCCCGAATCTATCCGCGCCTATCAGCAGGAAGGGATGAAAGTAATTCCCTGGACAGTTAATGAATCTGCTGACATGAAGAATCTGATGCAACAAGGAGTCGACGGGCTCATCACCGATTACCCCGATCGCTTCCCGCCTCCTTCTCCAGCCTCTTAA
- a CDS encoding adenosine kinase produces the protein MAKKYDVYGIGNALVDLEFEVTDNFFTENDIEKGMMTLVDEERQTSLMAAITGHQVKKQSGGSAANTIIAVNQFGGSSYYSCKVGNDELGKFYHKDLEDAGVDSNLHPDHLPEGITGKCLVMVTPDAERTMNTFLGITSDFSVKEIDENALKDSSYIYIEGYLIPSDNGREAMLRAKELANKHGVKTALTFSDPSMVKYFKDGLAQVVGEGVDLLFCNEEEARLYTGKEDILQAREELKKIAKTFCITQGSNGAMIFDGETFIDIEPYTVKAIDSNGAGDMFAGAFLYGITHGHSFAQAGKIASLASSRVVAKFGPRLEWHQAKEVMNHLFEN, from the coding sequence ATGGCTAAGAAATACGACGTTTACGGAATAGGTAACGCCCTTGTCGACCTTGAATTTGAGGTTACAGATAACTTTTTCACCGAAAACGACATAGAAAAAGGAATGATGACCCTCGTGGATGAGGAGCGTCAAACCTCCCTGATGGCTGCTATTACAGGCCACCAGGTGAAAAAGCAAAGTGGCGGGTCCGCAGCGAATACCATTATTGCCGTAAATCAATTTGGAGGAAGTTCCTATTACTCCTGCAAAGTGGGTAACGACGAGCTGGGGAAATTCTATCACAAAGACCTTGAAGATGCTGGAGTAGATAGCAACCTCCATCCTGATCACCTGCCTGAGGGGATTACGGGTAAGTGCCTTGTGATGGTAACTCCTGATGCTGAGCGTACCATGAATACCTTCCTCGGCATTACCTCTGACTTTTCCGTAAAGGAGATTGATGAAAATGCCCTTAAGGACAGCTCATACATCTATATAGAAGGCTACCTTATTCCTTCTGATAACGGCCGAGAGGCAATGCTCAGAGCAAAAGAACTTGCCAACAAACACGGGGTTAAAACCGCCTTAACCTTCTCTGATCCCAGTATGGTTAAGTACTTCAAGGACGGCCTCGCTCAGGTAGTAGGAGAGGGTGTGGACCTTCTTTTTTGCAATGAAGAAGAAGCCCGCCTTTATACCGGCAAGGAAGACATACTCCAGGCCCGCGAAGAACTGAAAAAAATCGCTAAGACATTCTGCATCACCCAGGGCTCTAATGGTGCTATGATCTTTGATGGGGAAACATTCATTGACATAGAGCCCTATACCGTTAAAGCCATTGACTCTAATGGAGCCGGCGACATGTTTGCAGGAGCCTTTCTATACGGCATTACCCACGGGCATAGCTTTGCCCAGGCCGGGAAGATAGCCAGCCTTGCTTCCTCCAGGGTTGTGGCTAAGTTTGGCCCGCGTCTTGAATGGCATCAGGCCAAAGAGGTTATGAACCATCTTTTTGAGAATTAA